A single window of Montipora foliosa isolate CH-2021 unplaced genomic scaffold, ASM3666993v2 scaffold_471, whole genome shotgun sequence DNA harbors:
- the LOC137989744 gene encoding uncharacterized protein: MRVVFDCAARFRETSLNDQSLQGPDLTSNLTGVLLGFQQGPVALVADVEQMFYQVRVKPEDCDALRFLWWEDSDFTKGVVDHQIFHGPRSSQTRFLAVEASRLGVFHLTKWISNCREVLKSIPAHERAPSISDLDLEDLPLGRALGTQWDVERDTLSFKVAKRDVPNTRRGMLSLISGLYDPLGFAAPFILPAKTLMQELSRQDLKRNEKIPDEKVLRWRNWVGNLSNLEQITWPRCSKAKGFGDLTDIQLHHFSDASEVGYGAASYLRLKDNAGRIHCSLVFAKSRVAPLKTITIPRMEVTAAYVSAKLHKFLEEQLDLPIHRSIFWTDSTIVLQYLKNEAKRFQIFVANRLAIIHDVSSSGQWHHVDSQLNPADLASRGFLSIDSEKLRFWLEGPDFLKEEDRHLRVRIIKLPTEKYTKGGLTVKEITRATKEVVKVIQREAFPKELVILQRITQEPTRRSSERKRLRERLNCIGYASPLRKLSPFLHDGVICAGGRLNNASIPFSAKHPMILPSKHPVTDLIIKGELKIKMKHFFPSPNL; encoded by the exons ATGAGAGTGGTCTTCGACTGCGCTGCACGTTTCAGAGAGACCTCCTTGAACGACCAGTCACTTCAAGGACCAGACTTGACTAGTAATCTAACTGGAGTTCTTCTGGGATTCCAGCAAGGGCCTGTTGCGTTAGTGGCAGATGTGGAACAAATGTTTTACCAGGTCAGAGTTAAGCCCGAAGACTGTGATGCCTTGCGCTTTCTTTGGTGGGAGGACAGCGACTTTACAAAGGGAGTTGTCGATCACCAGAT TTTCCACGGTCCCAGAAGCTCACAGACTCGTTTCCTAGCTGTGGAAGCTTCTCGCTTAGGGGTATTCCACCTTACAAAGTGGATCAGCAATTGCCGTGAAGTTTTGAAGTCCATACCGGCACATGAGAGAGCCCCGTCTATAAGTGACTTAGACCTTGAAGATTTGCCTCTAGGTCGTGCATTAGGAACCCAATGGGATGTCGAGAGAGATACCCTTAGCTTTAAGGTTGCCAAGAGAGACGTTCCTAACACAAGAAGAGGAATGCTATCACTGATTTCTGGATTGTACGACCCCCTGGGATTCGCGGCTCCGTTTATCCTGCCAGCAAAGACGCTAATGCAAGAGTTATCCAGACAAGActtgaaaagaaatgaaaagatTCCAGATGAAAAAGTTTTGAGATGGCGAAATTGGGTTGGGAATCTCTCAAACTTGGAGCAAATCACCTGGCCGCGTTGTTCCAAGGCAAAGGGATTTGGAGATTTGACCGACATCCAGTTGCATCACTTTTCAGATGCTTCCGAAGTAGGCTACGGAGCGGCTTCCTATCTTCGTCTTAAAGATAATGCTGGCCGCATTCATTGCTCCTTGGTGTTCGCGAAATCCCGAGTAGCTCCACTAAAGACCATTACAATTCCTAGAATGGAGGTAACCGCAGCTTATGTCTCCGCAAAGTTACACAAGTTCCTCGAAGAACAACTCGATTTACCAATCCACAGGTCCATATTTTGGACAGACTCAACCATAGTCCTCCAGTACTTAAAGAATGAAGCCAAACGATTCCAGATATTCGTAGCCAACAGACTTGCAATAATTCATGATGTTTCGTCATCAGGTCAGTGGCACCATGTTGACTCACAGCTTAATCCAGCAGACCTAGCTTCGAGAGGATTCTTGAGCATCGACTCTGAGAAATTGCGGTTTTGGCTTGAGGGCCCGGATTTTCTGAAAGAAGAGGACC GTCATTTACGGGTGCGAATTATCAAGCTTCCCACCGAGAAATACACCAAAGGAGGTTTGACAGTCAAAGAAATTACCAGAGCAACAAAAGAAGTAGTGAAAGTTATCCAACGAGAGGCATTCCCTAAGGAGCTGGTCATCTTGCAAAGAATAACACAAGAACCGACAAGGCGTTCTTCTGAACGAAAGCGCCTCCGAGAAAGACTAAATTGCATAGGATATGCCAGTCCACTACGCAAGTTAAGCCCGTTCCTTCATGATGGTGTAATTTGCGCTGGAGGACGTCTCAATAATGCATCTATCCCATTTAGCGCTAAGCACCCCATGATTTTACCGAGCAAGCACCCGGTCACTGACTTGAtcattaaaggagaactgaagataaaaatgaaacatttttttccttcGCCAAATTTATAG